Proteins from a single region of Lysinibacillus sp. JNUCC-52:
- a CDS encoding LacI family DNA-binding transcriptional regulator has product MVSSKDVARFAGVSQTTVSRVLNTPELVKPKTIKKVMEAIEELNYIPNDIARSLVQQKTGIITLISGPLHNPFFVDTTTAIVNFANARGYKVNVHFGTEENLHTIYNSVLETKVDAIILSSIGYTDPLFYKLEKLDIPFIMFNRKHKENKHFVEIDNEEAGYLATNHMLSLGHRDLCWIGGPHEMSTFYGRYEGFKRALAEAEIDANIVPAFFTNTSKDDIKRVFEELLILNPRPSAICAATDAIAIEILNQCLEQGFTIPNDFNVIGIDNVELSKHHSISLTTVGIESEKNLGFLAIEKLFDVMEKKSACIQQTESVKLFPRNTTGKK; this is encoded by the coding sequence TTGGTTTCTTCTAAAGATGTAGCAAGGTTTGCGGGTGTCTCACAGACAACTGTTTCTCGAGTATTAAATACTCCTGAACTAGTTAAACCGAAAACAATAAAAAAAGTGATGGAGGCAATTGAAGAATTAAACTATATACCAAATGATATTGCAAGATCACTTGTACAACAAAAGACAGGGATTATTACGTTAATTTCTGGTCCTTTGCATAATCCCTTTTTTGTTGATACAACAACAGCAATAGTTAATTTTGCTAATGCGAGGGGTTATAAGGTAAATGTACATTTTGGAACGGAAGAAAATTTACATACAATTTATAATTCCGTATTAGAAACGAAAGTTGATGCGATTATATTATCTTCTATCGGATATACAGATCCATTATTTTATAAGCTCGAAAAATTGGATATCCCTTTTATTATGTTTAACCGTAAACATAAAGAAAATAAGCATTTTGTTGAAATTGATAATGAGGAGGCTGGTTATTTAGCGACTAACCATATGTTGTCTTTGGGGCATAGGGATCTCTGCTGGATTGGTGGACCACATGAAATGAGCACTTTCTATGGAAGGTATGAGGGCTTCAAAAGAGCGTTAGCAGAAGCAGAAATAGATGCAAATATCGTGCCAGCATTTTTTACAAATACGAGCAAAGATGATATAAAACGAGTATTTGAAGAACTATTGATTCTTAACCCAAGACCGTCAGCGATTTGTGCTGCTACAGATGCAATTGCTATTGAAATTCTTAACCAATGTTTGGAGCAGGGATTCACTATTCCTAACGATTTTAATGTGATTGGTATTGATAATGTGGAGTTAAGTAAACACCATTCAATATCCTTAACTACAGTGGGCATCGAATCGGAAAAAAATCTAGGATTTCTAGCGATTGAAAAATTATTTGATGTAATGGAGAAAAAAAGTGCTTGCATCCAGCAAACTGAATCTGTTAAACTTTTCCCAAGAAACACCACAGGTAAAAAATGA
- a CDS encoding aldehyde dehydrogenase family protein codes for MKKELLINGEWRMTEAYTDVYAPYSKELIAKFAMASKDDVQNAIESAQQATSKMATLTAFQRAQILEQLSNLFADYREEAASIIALESAKPLKYAIAEIDRTIETYKFAAEEAKRLAGELIPMDASKGGEGRFGYTLREPIGVIAAITPFNFPQNLVAHKVGPALAAGNTIVLKPATQTALSAHFLAKLLAKTDLPAGAFNLVTGQGKLIGDTFLAHPQVKMITFTGSPAVGISLRNRAGLKKVTLELGSNAGVIVDEGVQLDKIMDRIVMGAFSNQGQVCISLQRIYVMENVIDPFLEQLTAKINHLTLGNPLHPTTDLTTMISETEQQRALTWIQEAVRNGAQIITGGRIENNILLPTVLYNVSSNSRVSCEEIFAPVVIVNTVSTIDEAIEAINDSHYGLQAGIFTPTIETAFRASKKLQVGGVMINDVPTYRVDHMPYGGVKESGTGREGIKYAIEEMTEMKLVIWNNN; via the coding sequence TTGAAGAAAGAATTATTGATAAACGGCGAATGGCGTATGACTGAGGCGTATACGGATGTGTATGCCCCTTATTCAAAAGAATTAATTGCTAAATTCGCTATGGCAAGTAAAGATGACGTGCAAAATGCAATAGAATCTGCACAGCAAGCAACTTCAAAAATGGCAACTTTAACAGCATTCCAGAGAGCACAAATTTTAGAACAATTATCGAATTTATTTGCAGATTATCGAGAAGAAGCCGCATCAATCATTGCCTTAGAATCAGCGAAGCCACTAAAGTATGCAATTGCAGAAATCGACCGAACGATTGAAACATATAAGTTTGCTGCAGAAGAAGCAAAGCGCTTGGCAGGAGAGTTGATTCCGATGGACGCTTCAAAAGGTGGAGAAGGACGGTTTGGTTATACTCTCCGAGAACCAATTGGGGTTATAGCGGCCATTACACCGTTTAATTTTCCTCAAAATCTTGTCGCACATAAAGTAGGACCTGCATTAGCAGCAGGAAATACAATTGTTTTAAAACCAGCAACACAAACGGCCCTATCCGCACATTTTTTAGCGAAACTACTAGCTAAAACAGATTTGCCAGCAGGTGCTTTTAATTTAGTTACGGGGCAAGGAAAACTCATTGGAGATACGTTTTTAGCCCATCCACAGGTAAAAATGATTACATTTACAGGCAGTCCTGCAGTAGGAATATCACTTCGTAATCGAGCTGGTTTGAAAAAGGTGACGTTAGAACTTGGCTCCAATGCAGGCGTTATTGTTGATGAAGGTGTTCAATTAGATAAAATTATGGACCGCATTGTTATGGGAGCGTTTTCAAACCAAGGTCAAGTATGTATTTCACTACAACGAATCTATGTCATGGAAAATGTAATTGACCCATTTTTAGAACAATTAACAGCAAAAATTAATCATCTAACCTTAGGGAATCCGCTTCATCCAACGACAGATCTTACAACGATGATTTCAGAAACGGAGCAACAACGAGCACTTACATGGATTCAAGAAGCCGTGAGGAATGGAGCACAAATCATTACTGGAGGTCGAATTGAAAACAATATTTTATTGCCTACAGTGCTTTACAATGTATCATCTAATAGCCGTGTGTCATGTGAAGAAATTTTTGCTCCAGTAGTAATCGTCAACACCGTGTCCACAATAGATGAAGCTATTGAAGCCATAAATGATTCTCATTACGGGTTACAAGCTGGTATTTTTACACCAACTATTGAAACGGCATTTAGAGCATCAAAAAAATTACAAGTAGGTGGTGTCATGATT